In one Grus americana isolate bGruAme1 chromosome 1, bGruAme1.mat, whole genome shotgun sequence genomic region, the following are encoded:
- the RPAP3 gene encoding RNA polymerase II-associated protein 3 — protein MRCVPLPLSLLLWGRRAAGPVSLRGRGAALHSGRRLGRAGRPSGGGRRRRDPAQTTMSAPNKALELQLQMKQNAEELQDFMRELESWEKDIKEVDSELRKQSGVPEENLPPIRNKAFKKKKKSKSKVPSKITTEENKKNKIKSYDYEAWGKLDVDKILEELDKEDSTHDSVSPESDSEEDGIRIDAEKALAEKEKGNNYFKQGNFDEAIKCYTRGMHSDPYNPVLPTNRASAFYRMKKFSVAESDCNLALALDKNYTKAYARRGAARFALKNLQGAKEDYEKVLELDANNFEAKNELKKIDQALSSKQSSEQKDFEYVVRPELTDEEKQRVEDQQLKQKAITEKDLGNGYFKEGRYEAAIECYTRGIAADGTNALLPANRAMAYLKIEKYEEAENDCTQALLLDASYSKAFARRGAARVALGKLKEAMQDFEAVLKLEPGNKQAINELTKIRNELAEKEQGTHQEYPAVLIKEAEIKNIVKLIDNPLHLKSTKPLRRIAIEEIDDDTPNSDSPSTTSLVNNWRNSMSVETTENLDQDDQLTTMDIPKAKHLKIEEISDTSPLQLPARVKGIPSMSHPSFPVNEQREKEIKRSFRSASPVPAIPANSFQLESDFRKLKDCPENMYLYLKQIEPSLYPKLFQKSLDPDLFNQILKILHDFYIEKEEPSLILEILQRLSELKRFDMAVMFMSGSEKKITQVLFNHVNHMGLKDTSVEQLEKKYGIFS, from the exons ATGCGCTGTGTGCCActgcctctctccctgctgctgtggggtCGCCGGGCCGCGGGGCCCGTCTCGCtgcggggccgcggggccgcgCTGCATTCTGGGAGGAGGCTCGGCCGCGCGGGGAGGCCGTCCGGCGGCGGCAGAAGGAGGCGGGACCCGGCGCAG ACTACAATGAGTGCACCAAATAAAGCACTAGAACTACAGctgcaaatgaagcaaaatgcTGAAGAGCTGCAGGATTTTATGAGAGAATTGGAGAGTTGggaaaaagatattaaagaagTGGATTCTGAACTAAGGAAACAGAGTGGTGTCCCAGAAGAG aATTTGCCACCAATTCGAAACAaggcttttaagaaaaagaagaaaagcaaaagtaaagtCCCTTCAAAGATAACCActgaggaaaacaagaaaaacaagatcAAGTCTTACGATTACGAAGCATGGGGAAAACTTGATGTG GATAAAATACTTGAAGAACTTGATAAAGAAGATAGTACTCATGATTCTGTATCTCCAGAATCAGACTCTGAAGAAGATGGAATTCGTATAGATGCAGAGAAGGCTcttgcagagaaggaaaag GGTAATAACTACTTTAAACAAGGGAACTTTGATGAAGCTATAAAATGCTACACTAGAGGGATGCATTCTGATCCATACAATCCAGTATTGCCCACAAACAGAGCATCGGCTTTTTATAGAATGAAAAA GTTTTCCGTTGCAGAATCTGATTGCAATTTAGCACTTGCTTTAGATAAAAATTACACAAAGGCTTATGCCAGAAGAGGAGCTGCTcgctttgctttgaaaaatcttcAAGGTGCTAAAGAAG ATTATGAAAAAGTTTTAGAGCTGGATGCAAACAACTTTGAAGCaaaaaatgaactgaagaaaattGATCAG GCTCTGTCATCAAAACAAAGCTCAGAACAGAAAGACTTTGAATATGTGGTCAGACCAGAATTAACAGACGAAGAGAAGCAGCGCGTTGAAGACCAGCAGCTCAAGCAGAAGGCTATTACTGAAAAAGATCTG GGTAATGGTTATTTCAAAGAAGGAAGGTATGAGGCTGCAATAGAATGTTATACACGTGGTATAGCAGCAGATGGCACCAATGCGCTTCTGCCAGCTAACAGAGCCATGGCCTATCTAAAGATTGAAAA ATATGAAGAGGCAGAAAATGACTGTACGCAAGCTCTGCTCTTAGATGCCTCCTATTCTAAAGCCTTTGCCAGAAGAGGAGCTGCCAGAGTTGCTCTTGGAAAGCTAAAAGAAGCTATGCAAG ATTTTGAAGCTGTTCTGAAGTTGGAACCTGGAAATAAACAAGCAATAAATGAACTCACTAAAATAAGGAAT GAATTAGCTGAGAAAGAACAGGGGACTCATCAAGAATATCCTGCAGTGCTgataaaagaagcagaaataaaaaatatagtGAAACTGATTGATAATCCATTACACCTGAAATCAACA AAGCCTTTGCGAAGAATAGCCATTGAAGAAATTGATGATGACACACCAAATAGTGATTCACCCAGCACTACTTCTTTAGTCAATAACTGGAGGAATTCAATGAGTGTTGAAACAACAGAGAATCTAGATCAGGATGATCAGTTGACTACAATGGACATTCCAAAAGCAAAGCACttgaaaatagaagaaatcaGTGATACATCACCATTACA GCTTCCTGCTAGAGTGAAAGGAATTCCATCAATGTCGCATCCATCTTTTCCTGTGaatgaacagagagaaaaagaaatcaaaaggtCATTTAGATCTGCTTCTCCAGTCCCTGCCATTCCTGCAAATTCTTTCCAGCTTGAGTCTGACTTCAGGAAGTTGAAAGACTGCCCGGAAAACATGTACTTGTACCTGAAG caaataGAGCCTTCACTTTATCCAAAACTGTTCCAGAAATCCTTGGATCCAGACTTATTTAACCAGATACTGAAAATTCTGCATGATTTCTACATTGA GAAAGAGGAGCCATCACTCATCCTTGAAATCCTCCAGAGGCTATCTGAATTAAAAAGATTTGATATGGCAGTAATGTTTATGTCAggctcagagaaaaaaa
- the ATP23 gene encoding mitochondrial inner membrane protease ATP23 homolog isoform X1 — MEQGEAASPPAAEEKGGEEEDDFGYRLFPDRNKKPQSFLVRSFFTFHNRCQLMLRMTLETNPYAQLLLEAMKQSGCTVFNDRHFSCENCDGCVSGGFDSATSQIVLCQNNIRQQSHMNRVVTHELIHAFDHCRAHVDWFKNVKHLACSEIRAANLSGDCTLMNEIARFKFGLKGHHQTCVRDRAIRSILAVRKVSKETAEKAVDEVFDACFNDLEPFGRIPHSKTDAKRAYRDFQNRDRYNANL, encoded by the exons ATGGAGCAAGGAGAGGCTGCCTCGCCGCCGGCGGCTGAGGAgaagggtggggaggaggaggatgactTCGGCTACCGGCTCTTCCCGGACCGGAACAAGAAGCCGCAGAGCTTCCTGGTCCGCAGCTTCTTTACCTTCCACAACAGGTGCCAGCTGATGCTGAGGATGACCCTGGAGACGA ATCCATATGCTCAACTTCTTCTTGAGGCTATGAAGCAATCTGGTTG CACTGTCTTCAATGACCGGCACTTTTCTTGTGAAAACTGTGATGGCTGTGTCAGTGGAGGTTTTGATTCTGCCACATCTCAG ATTGTTCTGTGTCAGAACAACATTCGCCAGCAATCCCATATGAACCGGGTGGTCACACATGAATTGATTCATGCTTTTGATCACTGCCGTGCACATGTTGACTGgtttaaaaatgtcaaacaCTTAGCATGTTCAGAG atTCGAGCTGCTAATCTCAGTGGAGACTGTACACTGATGAATGAAATAGCCAGGTTTAAATTTGGATTGAAAGGACACCATCAG ACTTGTGTACGAGACAGAGCAATTCGTTCCATTCTGGCTGTTAGAAAAGTTAGCAAAGAAACGGCAGAAAAAGCTGTGGATGAAGTTTTTGATGCCTGCTTCAATGATCTGGAACCTTTTGGAAGAATCCCACACAGTAAAACAGATGCAAAACGTGCTTATAGAGACTTTCAGAACAGAGATCGCTATAATGCTAATTTGTAA
- the ATP23 gene encoding mitochondrial inner membrane protease ATP23 homolog isoform X2, translating to MKQSGCTVFNDRHFSCENCDGCVSGGFDSATSQIVLCQNNIRQQSHMNRVVTHELIHAFDHCRAHVDWFKNVKHLACSEIRAANLSGDCTLMNEIARFKFGLKGHHQTCVRDRAIRSILAVRKVSKETAEKAVDEVFDACFNDLEPFGRIPHSKTDAKRAYRDFQNRDRYNANL from the exons ATGAAGCAATCTGGTTG CACTGTCTTCAATGACCGGCACTTTTCTTGTGAAAACTGTGATGGCTGTGTCAGTGGAGGTTTTGATTCTGCCACATCTCAG ATTGTTCTGTGTCAGAACAACATTCGCCAGCAATCCCATATGAACCGGGTGGTCACACATGAATTGATTCATGCTTTTGATCACTGCCGTGCACATGTTGACTGgtttaaaaatgtcaaacaCTTAGCATGTTCAGAG atTCGAGCTGCTAATCTCAGTGGAGACTGTACACTGATGAATGAAATAGCCAGGTTTAAATTTGGATTGAAAGGACACCATCAG ACTTGTGTACGAGACAGAGCAATTCGTTCCATTCTGGCTGTTAGAAAAGTTAGCAAAGAAACGGCAGAAAAAGCTGTGGATGAAGTTTTTGATGCCTGCTTCAATGATCTGGAACCTTTTGGAAGAATCCCACACAGTAAAACAGATGCAAAACGTGCTTATAGAGACTTTCAGAACAGAGATCGCTATAATGCTAATTTGTAA